CCGGGCCTGCTCATTCTGGTGGTGATTGCCACAACGTTCCGCGGCGGGATCACAGTAACGACACAAGCGCTGGTGGTTTCGGCGCTCGCGTGGATGTACCCCACGCGCACGATCCGATCGCAAGTGCTGAGCATGCGTGAGCGGGGATATGTGCGCATCGCGCGTTACTCGGGAATGAATGGGTTCGAAATCATTGTGCGGGAGCTGATTCCGAATCTGCTGCCATATCTGGCGGCCAGCTTTGTGGGTGCGGTGTCGACCGCCATTCTGGCGTCGATCGGTCTGGAGGCACTTGGGTTGGGTCCACAAAACTCGCCGACCCTGGGCATGACCATCTATTGGAGCCAGTACTACACGGCCATCCTGCGGAATCTGTGGTGGTGGTGGTTGCCGCCGATCATCGTCATCGTCGTCATCTTTTCCGGGCTTTTTCTGACCGCGGCCGGTCTCGACCAGGTATCCAACCCACGTTTGAGAACCAAGGCATGACCTCCGTCACCCCCTCGACCGCCGATCAGGCTATGAACGGCGTTTCCGACGCAGTGCTGGATGTGCGCGACCTGCGCGTCTCGTATCGCATTCGTGAGGGCAAGGTTTCCGCGGTCAACGGTGTCTCGTTCTCGCTTGGGCGCAAGGAAGTGCTGGGGCTGGTGGGCGAGTCGGGTTCGGGCAAGTCCACGATCGCGCTGTCGCTCCTGCGGCTCATCAAGCCGCCCGGAACGATCGAGCAGGGAACCGTGGTGCTGAATGGCCGGAACCTTCTGACCCTGCCGGAAGAAGAGATGCGGCTGGTGCGACTGGCCGAACTGTCGATGGTGGCCCAGGGAGCGATGAACTCGCTCAATCCGGTCATGCGTGTGCGTGAGCAGATCGTCGACGCGTGGAGAGATCACGATGTCGATCTGCGCAAAGGCGCTACTGACGAGCGCATCACGGACTTGATGGTGCGGGTAGGGCTTCGCCCCGAAGACGCGCGCCGATATCCGCAT
The DNA window shown above is from Thermomicrobiales bacterium and carries:
- a CDS encoding ABC transporter permease, with amino-acid sequence MANEATNTTRRVGRWIRSIPRWIRIYPMLFAGLGLLLAVVLLGLIGPFFVERDAVNVGYALPDQRPSRQYLLGTDTVGRQIFAIIVYGTPLTLRVGIIAGLIGLTLGTIFGLISGYYGGVSDSVLRGAADAFLTVPGLLILVVIATTFRGGITVTTQALVVSALAWMYPTRTIRSQVLSMRERGYVRIARYSGMNGFEIIVRELIPNLLPYLAASFVGAVSTAILASIGLEALGLGPQNSPTLGMTIYWSQYYTAILRNLWWWWLPPIIVIVVIFSGLFLTAAGLDQVSNPRLRTKA